From Solanum lycopersicum chromosome 8, SLM_r2.1, the proteins below share one genomic window:
- the LOC138337630 gene encoding uncharacterized protein, which yields MVRTRATTAPPSTSARQDVSEPATEIVARRGAVARGRGRGRGRTSSRRRGRAPSPSGTRAVTPPPIEEVVREGEDGENEQVQNEELPPQPTPEMINQVLGYLIRARHLQCFLHQHLRFRRYNMRLLWLPAWMPMDASLEIGTFPRLTIGPIMTNDQHELFSKFLKLKPPVFKGVESEDAYDFLVDCHELLHKMGIVEQFGVEFVTYQFQGNAKLWWRSHVECQPTEAPPLTWASFSSLFMEKYIPRTLRDRKRDEFLSLDQGRMSVTAYVAKFRALSRYATQLCFSPQEQICRFVNGLRLELRISAL from the coding sequence atggttagaactagagcaacaaccgcgccaccatcaacatcagcaagacaagatgtatctgagccagccactgagattgtagctcgaagaggagcagtggcaagaggccgcggtagaggtcgtgggaggacgtcctctaggagaagaggacgagcacctagcccatctggtactagggcggtgactcctccaccgattgaggaagtagtaagagaaggggaggatggggagaatgaacaagtgcagaatgaggaattgccaccccaacctaccccagagatgatcaatcaggttctgggttatctgatcagggccagacacctccagtgttttctgcaccaacacctaaggttccggaggtacaacatgcggttactatggctccccgcatggatgcctatggatgcctcattggaaataggtacgtttcctcgtctgactatagggccgataatgacaaatgatcagcatgaactttttagtaagttcttgaaattgaaacctccagtcttcaagggtgttgaatctgaggatgcctacgattttcttgttgattgtcatgagctactacacaagatgggtatagtagaacagtttggtgttgagtttgtgacttatcagtttcaagggaacgccaaattgtggtggcggtcacatgttgagtgtcaaccaacagaggcaccacctctgacttgggcatcattctctagcttgtttatggagaagtatatcccccggactttgagggataggaaaagagatgaatttttgagcctagatcaaggtaggatgtcggttactgcatatgtggctaagtttcgtgcattatcccggtatgccacccaactttgtttcagtccacaagagcagattTGCCGTTTTGTGAACGGGTTGAGAttagagttgcggatttcagccttatag